The following are encoded in a window of Eschrichtius robustus isolate mEscRob2 chromosome 1, mEscRob2.pri, whole genome shotgun sequence genomic DNA:
- the MSRB2 gene encoding methionine-R-sulfoxide reductase B2, mitochondrial isoform X2 gives MARFLCALRSLPFREVPGWGVRGRAGRGGLGASTGPGDAGSLTKRKPVLSKSEWQKKLTPEQFHVTREKGTEPPFSGIYLNNKESGMYHCVCCDSPLFSSEKKYCSGTGWPSFSEAHGTSGSDESDTGILRRVDTSLGPARTEVVCKQCEAHLGHVFPDGPGPTGQRFCINSVALKFKPSKH, from the exons ATGGCGCGCTTCCTCTGTGCACTCAGGAGCCTTCCTTTCCGAGAAGTGCCCGGGTGGGGGGTGCGGGGCCGAGCGGGCCGGGGCGGCCTCGGCGCGAGTACCGGACCTGGGGACGCAG GGTCCCTTACAAAGCGGAAGCCGGTTCTCTCCAAGAGTGAGTGGCAGAAGAAGCTGACTCCAGAGCAGTTCCATGTCACAAGAGAAAAAGGGACGGAACCG CCTTTCAGTGGGATCTACCTGAATAACAAGGAATCAGGAATGTATCACTGTGTGTGCTGTGACAGCCCACTCTTCAG CTCTGAGAAAAAGTACTGCTCGGGCACCGGATGGCCTTCATTTTCTGAGGCTCACGGGACGTCTGGCTCTGATGAGAGTGACACAGGGATCCTGCGACGTGTGGACACCTCGTTGGGACCAGCTCGCACAGAGGTCGTCTGCAAGCAG TGCGAAGCTCACCTTGGCCATGTGTTTCCTGATGGACCTGGGCCTACTGGTCAGAGGTTTTGCATCAACAGTGTGGCACTCAAGTTCAAACCAAGCAAACACTGA
- the MSRB2 gene encoding methionine-R-sulfoxide reductase B2, mitochondrial isoform X1 encodes MARFLCALRSLPFREVPGWGVRGRAGRGGLGASTGPGDAGSLTKRKPVLSKSEWQKKLTPEQFHVTREKGTEPPFSGIYLNNKESGMYHCVCCDSPLFSSEKKYCSGTGWPSFSEAHGTSGSDESDTGILRRVDTSLGPARTEVVCKQGQSAGRPSLAGIPMPPSHSAACQQPAERRCSAKLTLAMCFLMDLGLLVRGFASTVWHSSSNQANTDYLQESPSLATPSFPNSIFIIYVNG; translated from the exons ATGGCGCGCTTCCTCTGTGCACTCAGGAGCCTTCCTTTCCGAGAAGTGCCCGGGTGGGGGGTGCGGGGCCGAGCGGGCCGGGGCGGCCTCGGCGCGAGTACCGGACCTGGGGACGCAG GGTCCCTTACAAAGCGGAAGCCGGTTCTCTCCAAGAGTGAGTGGCAGAAGAAGCTGACTCCAGAGCAGTTCCATGTCACAAGAGAAAAAGGGACGGAACCG CCTTTCAGTGGGATCTACCTGAATAACAAGGAATCAGGAATGTATCACTGTGTGTGCTGTGACAGCCCACTCTTCAG CTCTGAGAAAAAGTACTGCTCGGGCACCGGATGGCCTTCATTTTCTGAGGCTCACGGGACGTCTGGCTCTGATGAGAGTGACACAGGGATCCTGCGACGTGTGGACACCTCGTTGGGACCAGCTCGCACAGAGGTCGTCTGCAAGCAG GGACAATCAGCGGGAAGGCCGAGCCTGGCTGGCATCCCTATGCCCCCTTCTCACTCTGCAGCATGTCAGCAACCGGCGGAGCGGCGCTGCAG TGCGAAGCTCACCTTGGCCATGTGTTTCCTGATGGACCTGGGCCTACTGGTCAGAGGTTTTGCATCAACAGTGTGGCACTCAAGTTCAAACCAAGCAAACACTGACTACCTCCAAGAGTCCCCTTCCCTCGCCACTCCCTCATTTCCAAACTCAATTTTCATAATTTATGTGAATGGCTAG